One part of the Parabacteroides distasonis ATCC 8503 genome encodes these proteins:
- the lysS gene encoding lysine--tRNA ligase: MNLLELSEQEIIRRNSMEQLRQMGIEPYPAAEYVTNAFSKEIKETFKDDAEPRPVSIAGRIMSRRIMGKASFMELQDSEGRIQVYISRDDICPDENKDTYNVVFKKLLDIGDFVGIKGFVFRTQMGEISVHAQELTVLSKSLRPLPVVKYKDGVAYDGFNDPELRYRQRYVDLVVNEGVKDIFMKRAAIIKTMRTALDEAGYTEVETPILQSIAGGASARPFITHHNSLDIDLYLRIATELYLKRLIVGGFEGVYEIGKNFRNEGMDRTHNPEFTCMELYVQYKDYNWMMSFTEKLLERICIAVNGTSESTIDGKTISFKAPFRRLPILEAIKEKTGYDLEGKTEDEIRAICKELKMEIDDTMGKGKLIDEIFGEFCEGTFIQPTFIIDYPVEMSPLTKMHRSKPGLTERFELMVNGKELANAYSELNDPIDQEERFKEQLRLSEKGDDEAMFIDQDFLRALQFGMPPTSGIGIGIDRLVMLMTGQTTIQEVLLFPQMRPEKTVKKDNADKYVALGISEEWVPALQKAGYLTVEMLKNANANKLRQELCELNKKYKLELQNPTVQEIEAWIANVGE, from the coding sequence ATGAATCTATTAGAACTGAGTGAACAGGAAATAATAAGACGTAATAGCATGGAGCAGTTGCGTCAGATGGGGATAGAGCCTTATCCCGCAGCTGAGTATGTAACGAACGCATTTTCCAAAGAAATAAAAGAGACATTCAAAGACGACGCTGAGCCACGCCCGGTAAGTATCGCCGGCCGTATCATGAGCCGTCGTATCATGGGTAAGGCTTCCTTCATGGAATTACAGGATTCCGAGGGTAGAATACAGGTCTATATCTCCCGTGACGATATTTGCCCGGATGAGAATAAGGACACCTACAATGTCGTTTTCAAGAAATTACTGGATATCGGTGATTTCGTCGGGATCAAGGGATTCGTTTTCCGTACTCAGATGGGAGAGATTTCCGTTCATGCGCAAGAATTGACAGTTTTGTCTAAATCACTTCGTCCGCTACCGGTCGTTAAATATAAGGACGGTGTCGCTTACGACGGTTTTAATGACCCGGAGCTTCGTTATCGCCAGCGTTACGTGGATTTGGTAGTAAACGAGGGTGTAAAAGATATTTTCATGAAACGTGCGGCTATCATCAAGACCATGCGTACCGCCTTGGATGAGGCCGGATACACGGAGGTAGAGACTCCGATCCTGCAATCTATCGCAGGAGGAGCCAGCGCACGTCCATTCATCACGCATCACAACTCTTTGGATATCGATCTGTATTTGCGTATCGCTACCGAGTTGTATTTGAAACGATTGATCGTCGGTGGATTCGAGGGTGTATATGAGATCGGTAAGAATTTCCGTAACGAGGGTATGGACCGTACGCACAACCCGGAGTTCACTTGTATGGAACTTTATGTCCAATACAAGGACTATAACTGGATGATGAGCTTCACTGAGAAGCTGTTGGAGCGTATCTGTATCGCCGTGAACGGTACGAGCGAGAGCACGATCGACGGTAAGACAATCAGCTTCAAGGCTCCTTTCCGCCGCTTGCCGATCTTGGAGGCGATCAAGGAAAAGACGGGTTACGACTTGGAAGGTAAGACAGAGGACGAGATTCGTGCGATCTGCAAGGAATTGAAGATGGAGATCGACGATACGATGGGTAAAGGTAAATTGATCGACGAGATCTTCGGGGAGTTCTGCGAGGGTACGTTTATCCAGCCGACCTTCATCATCGACTATCCGGTTGAGATGAGTCCGCTGACTAAGATGCACCGTAGCAAACCGGGATTGACCGAACGCTTCGAGTTGATGGTAAACGGAAAGGAATTGGCGAACGCTTATAGCGAGCTGAACGATCCGATCGACCAAGAAGAACGTTTCAAGGAGCAATTACGCTTGAGCGAGAAAGGGGACGACGAGGCGATGTTCATCGATCAAGATTTCTTACGCGCCCTTCAATTCGGTATGCCTCCTACGTCGGGTATCGGTATCGGTATCGACCGTCTGGTTATGTTGATGACCGGACAGACAACAATCCAAGAAGTATTGCTTTTCCCGCAAATGCGTCCGGAGAAAACTGTAAAAAAAGATAACGCAGACAAATACGTGGCCTTAGGCATTTCAGAGGAGTGGGTTCCCGCTTTGCAAAAAGCCGGCTATCTGACGGTTGA
- a CDS encoding galactosyltransferase-related protein: MRIDLTDTTFIIPVRIDSMIRLENLLMSVDSIVRYFRTRILILEASSYQNEIIPSLIKDDTVKYTFLVDKDPVFYKTKYLNILAKQVDTPLVCIWDADVILDHLQILDAVKQLRTRTSDVAYPYDGNFLDTSDILREHYWLHRDLDFLKKHQAKMNSLYTVEGVIGAVGGAVFAQTEKYLQAGMENEDFYGWGLEDGERHYRWLSFGYRIYRSEGCLFHLSHPRDQNGMFRSRIHSEKAMHDMNEVVNYSKEELREKFSLDSR; the protein is encoded by the coding sequence ATGCGAATAGACTTGACAGATACAACATTTATTATTCCTGTACGGATCGATTCCATGATCCGTTTGGAGAACCTGTTGATGTCCGTGGACTCAATAGTACGTTATTTCCGGACACGCATCTTAATTCTGGAGGCCTCATCATACCAAAATGAGATTATCCCCTCGTTAATAAAAGATGATACGGTGAAGTACACTTTCCTCGTGGATAAAGATCCTGTATTCTACAAGACCAAATACTTGAATATCCTCGCAAAGCAGGTTGATACTCCACTTGTTTGTATTTGGGACGCAGATGTGATACTGGACCACCTTCAAATATTGGATGCGGTGAAACAGCTTAGAACTAGGACTTCTGATGTCGCTTATCCATATGATGGTAATTTTTTAGATACGTCAGATATATTGAGGGAACATTATTGGCTCCATCGTGACTTAGATTTCCTAAAAAAACATCAAGCAAAGATGAACTCTTTGTACACAGTAGAGGGAGTGATAGGCGCAGTCGGGGGAGCGGTCTTCGCCCAAACGGAAAAATACCTGCAAGCGGGTATGGAGAATGAGGATTTCTATGGCTGGGGCTTGGAGGACGGAGAAAGACATTACCGTTGGTTGAGTTTTGGCTACCGGATTTATCGGAGTGAGGGCTGTTTATTCCATTTGTCTCATCCCCGGGATCAAAATGGGATGTTCCGTTCAAGGATACATAGCGAAAAAGCGATGCATGATATGAATGAAGTAGTAAACTATTCCAAAGAGGAACTTCGAGAAAAGTTCTCCTTGGATTCAAGATAG
- a CDS encoding vitamin K epoxide reductase family protein — protein MEHDNLFIQILEILSIKYTKDFTLRFYEKHPHKNSLFGLSEMLRYYKIENVAAEIQKTQECLSSLDVPFVAYVDHEFVLVRHVSTEAIIYSWRGKNITLSIPVFLERWSGIVLLFESTDESIEPDYKEHRKEYLRQRIVIACFVSLLLSLIGCALITNRGMEIGIWGLWGVNVIGASFCGILLSREILGSDKYVNKICSLFLKSSDCNGTLDSQASHFLGISWSVFGLGYFLSAILFIALLPQYVIYAETLNIIALPYTAWSVWYQKFRVKQWCALCLSVQATVWITFLISLFAIGMDFNQWDLFDFTTIGCVYGLVILSLHFTVTLYVKEKQIQRSNNKLSSIKLNASVFKSLLNEQPQYDIDKNTGILLGNRDAKEWITIISNPHCAPCAKLHLQIEKLLKEYKEEICIQIILTSFSKELEPSAMLLTSMYLLNNESDYLRFLSDWYAKGRHKKEDCYKRYRLNPNDKDMLANFQAQNEWVRRNTISSTPTVLTNGYLLPEEYELKDMSYLIN, from the coding sequence ATGGAACATGACAATCTGTTCATCCAAATTTTAGAAATCTTATCGATAAAATACACGAAGGATTTTACCCTAAGATTCTACGAGAAGCATCCACACAAAAACAGCCTGTTTGGATTATCCGAGATGCTACGTTATTATAAGATAGAGAATGTAGCAGCCGAAATTCAAAAAACACAAGAATGCTTATCCTCATTGGATGTACCCTTTGTGGCTTACGTAGATCATGAGTTTGTATTGGTACGACATGTTTCTACCGAGGCAATCATCTATTCATGGCGAGGTAAAAACATCACATTATCTATCCCGGTATTCTTGGAACGATGGTCAGGAATCGTCCTTCTTTTCGAATCCACCGATGAATCTATTGAACCGGATTATAAAGAGCATAGAAAGGAATACTTACGACAGCGGATAGTAATCGCATGTTTCGTTTCATTACTTCTATCATTAATAGGGTGTGCCCTTATCACCAACAGAGGAATGGAGATAGGAATCTGGGGGTTATGGGGTGTTAATGTGATCGGAGCATCTTTCTGCGGTATCCTGCTTTCTCGAGAGATCTTAGGCTCGGATAAATATGTCAACAAAATTTGTTCCTTGTTTTTGAAATCCAGTGATTGCAACGGGACATTGGATTCCCAAGCATCTCATTTCTTGGGGATCAGTTGGAGTGTCTTCGGCTTAGGATATTTTCTTTCCGCAATATTGTTTATCGCCTTGTTGCCCCAATATGTTATATATGCAGAGACTCTGAATATAATCGCATTACCTTATACAGCGTGGAGCGTATGGTACCAAAAATTTAGGGTAAAACAATGGTGCGCTTTATGTTTATCTGTACAAGCTACCGTATGGATCACCTTTCTTATCTCTCTATTCGCGATAGGCATGGATTTCAATCAATGGGATTTATTTGATTTCACTACCATTGGATGCGTGTATGGGCTCGTCATTCTATCGCTCCATTTTACTGTTACATTATACGTAAAAGAAAAGCAAATCCAACGAAGCAACAATAAACTTAGCAGCATAAAACTGAATGCCTCTGTATTTAAGAGCTTATTAAACGAACAGCCTCAATATGACATTGACAAAAATACAGGAATATTATTGGGCAATAGGGATGCCAAAGAGTGGATTACCATTATCTCTAATCCACACTGTGCTCCTTGCGCAAAATTACATCTCCAAATAGAAAAGTTACTCAAAGAATATAAAGAAGAGATTTGCATACAAATCATCTTGACCTCTTTTAGCAAGGAATTAGAACCTAGCGCCATGCTACTGACCTCCATGTATCTACTAAATAATGAATCGGATTATTTACGATTCCTATCTGACTGGTATGCAAAAGGGCGTCATAAAAAAGAGGATTGCTATAAAAGATACAGATTAAATCCTAATGACAAAGATATGTTAGCCAATTTTCAAGCACAAAACGAATGGGTTAGGCGCAATACAATAAGTTCCACTCCAACAGTTTTGACAAATGGTTATTTATTGCCGGAAGAATATGAGTTAAAGGATATGTCGTATTTAATAAATTAA
- a CDS encoding 6-bladed beta-propeller, translating to MIYLLFLVALLLICCNPDQAKDNSKDETIEYFIPLSHRVEKDVDEMFEEYRYVPLETRDDALIDVLYKIRNIALFQEDIYIGSDDILIAYDKSGKIKRVLSKKGEDPQSYFFLGNFTIWPNGDILISSSGDVTTYSNSFKFIRKWSDHENIGLIEAIILFNDSSYIIKCTPTERQLRYRIINHKNGTYISTYDSIEKQNKYISSFTNSFERFEGLIISHGYQGNEILECTMDSTKVRYRINIDNKIPPAGFWAQDGKDYVQIVMEEAEKGYIGHIPDYVESKETILLSFKGKRDDLEGVALIDKKDGNARVLENIKFDDNFRWLPKQFFSLDEGWCAMLMYPEDVLKKEEFARRFPGLNEESNPVLFIGKLR from the coding sequence ATGATCTATCTTCTATTTTTAGTCGCTCTTTTGCTTATCTGTTGTAATCCGGATCAAGCCAAGGATAATAGCAAGGACGAAACAATCGAGTATTTTATTCCACTCTCACATCGGGTAGAAAAAGACGTGGATGAAATGTTTGAGGAATATCGGTATGTCCCCTTGGAAACAAGAGACGATGCATTGATAGACGTACTTTACAAAATCAGAAACATCGCCCTCTTCCAAGAGGACATATACATCGGCTCTGATGACATTTTAATAGCATATGATAAATCAGGAAAAATCAAACGTGTCTTATCTAAAAAAGGGGAGGATCCACAATCATACTTCTTCTTAGGGAATTTCACGATATGGCCTAATGGGGATATCTTAATTTCCTCATCAGGAGATGTCACTACTTATTCCAATTCGTTCAAATTTATTCGCAAATGGAGTGATCATGAGAATATTGGACTTATAGAGGCTATCATCCTATTCAATGACAGCTCATACATTATAAAATGTACGCCTACCGAGAGGCAATTGCGTTACAGAATAATCAATCATAAGAACGGAACCTATATCAGCACCTATGACTCCATAGAGAAACAAAATAAATATATCAGCTCATTCACAAACTCATTCGAACGTTTTGAAGGACTTATAATCTCTCATGGCTATCAAGGCAATGAGATACTTGAGTGTACGATGGATAGTACTAAAGTTCGATATCGAATAAATATCGACAATAAAATTCCTCCAGCGGGATTTTGGGCACAAGACGGAAAGGACTATGTGCAAATCGTAATGGAGGAAGCTGAAAAAGGATACATCGGTCATATCCCAGATTACGTGGAATCAAAGGAAACAATATTACTCTCCTTCAAGGGAAAAAGGGATGATCTTGAAGGGGTTGCCTTAATCGACAAAAAAGATGGAAACGCAAGAGTTTTAGAGAACATCAAGTTCGATGACAACTTCCGGTGGTTGCCCAAACAGTTCTTCTCGTTAGATGAGGGCTGGTGCGCCATGCTAATGTATCCGGAAGACGTTTTGAAGAAGGAAGAGTTCGCACGACGCTTCCCCGGACTGAACGAGGAGAGTAATCCAGTGCTGTTTATCGGGAAGCTGAGATAA